The Herminiimonas arsenitoxidans genome window below encodes:
- a CDS encoding XapX domain-containing protein: MKPEHVYVGRNEIVALVVGLITGTLYSWLSLPIPAPPVLGGIFAIIFTYIGYLIVQRLRKAVVFGRPKNN, encoded by the coding sequence ATGAAACCTGAACACGTTTATGTCGGCAGAAATGAAATCGTGGCATTGGTCGTTGGCCTGATCACGGGAACTCTGTATTCATGGCTGAGCTTGCCTATCCCTGCGCCACCGGTCCTGGGTGGAATTTTTGCGATCATCTTTACCTACATTGGTTACCTGATCGTGCAGCGTCTGCGCAAAGCGGTTGTATTCGGTCGCCCGAAGAACAATTAA
- a CDS encoding FecR domain-containing protein has product MSKTIASMLLSLAISSSAYAQLPTAHPSNIQTTRDGVMYSVSQNETLSSISQKFTGHIKNWRAIGLANQIDNDRTIPIGRKVLIPTRLLTPISVFAKVNSFFGEVVIRAQDGSNIETRIGTLLKEGDTLTTLANSFISLMLDDGTQFTLPPNSAISLKLLRATQYTDSPKTQIFLQKGRVESHVTPFNRPESRYEVISPLAVSGVRGTNFRVTADTNKVLNEVIEGKVAVEQNTVKTKPSKQLLAAGYGAIVENGRVHKPVALLAAPTLLDGYQEQRRLPIQFALSHPAATAFHVTISIDAAGQNNIAETHVNSTNGKATAKVENLEDGDYFVRYSALDASGLEGLSSIQPFRVNARPFPPFLLQPGAKSQGIGQNDRIPVTMQWSQVSGVSDYRLQVATDATFGAIVVDQNTSAADQSVAMLASGTYYWRVASIIKNGNEQKQGPYGDAKKLEVIQGLAAPVANIHQKDIHFSWSAAPGQRFTFQVADTPAFTKLLHNIETTQAETSIPRLDAGIYYARVRSTDADGFVGTFSPAQKFAIQMQWTSGDGSPVESLGQPIGTNF; this is encoded by the coding sequence GTGTCAAAGACTATAGCCAGTATGCTGCTGTCCCTTGCGATCAGTTCATCCGCATACGCCCAACTCCCCACCGCCCATCCAAGCAATATTCAAACGACCCGAGATGGCGTCATGTATTCGGTTTCTCAAAACGAAACCTTGTCCAGCATTTCGCAAAAATTTACCGGGCATATTAAAAACTGGCGGGCTATCGGCCTAGCGAACCAGATCGATAACGACAGGACTATTCCCATCGGTCGCAAGGTGTTGATCCCGACCAGATTACTCACACCGATCTCCGTCTTTGCCAAAGTTAACAGCTTTTTTGGCGAAGTCGTCATTCGTGCTCAGGACGGCAGCAACATTGAAACAAGAATAGGCACGCTATTGAAAGAAGGCGATACGCTGACTACTTTAGCGAACAGCTTCATTTCACTCATGCTGGACGATGGGACGCAATTTACCTTGCCGCCTAACAGTGCGATCAGCCTCAAATTACTGCGCGCAACGCAATATACAGACAGCCCCAAGACGCAAATTTTTCTGCAAAAAGGACGTGTGGAATCGCATGTCACACCGTTCAATCGGCCGGAAAGCAGATATGAAGTCATTAGCCCGCTTGCCGTATCTGGCGTGCGTGGTACCAACTTCCGTGTCACTGCCGATACAAATAAAGTCTTGAATGAAGTCATTGAAGGCAAGGTAGCCGTCGAACAAAACACGGTAAAAACCAAACCCAGCAAACAACTACTCGCAGCTGGCTATGGCGCGATTGTAGAAAATGGACGCGTCCACAAACCCGTAGCCTTACTTGCAGCACCTACACTACTTGACGGTTATCAGGAACAACGACGCTTGCCGATTCAGTTTGCACTCTCGCACCCGGCTGCCACAGCTTTCCATGTCACCATTTCCATCGATGCCGCTGGGCAAAACAATATTGCAGAAACCCACGTCAACAGTACAAACGGCAAAGCAACAGCCAAAGTAGAAAATCTGGAAGACGGCGATTACTTTGTACGCTACAGCGCATTGGATGCTTCAGGTCTGGAAGGCTTATCTAGCATTCAGCCCTTCCGCGTCAATGCACGTCCATTCCCTCCCTTCCTGTTGCAACCAGGTGCCAAATCTCAAGGCATAGGACAAAACGACCGCATTCCAGTCACCATGCAATGGTCGCAAGTAAGCGGCGTCTCTGATTACCGCCTGCAAGTTGCCACTGACGCCACATTCGGCGCTATCGTCGTCGATCAAAACACCAGCGCTGCTGACCAATCTGTAGCGATGCTGGCATCAGGCACTTATTACTGGCGCGTGGCATCCATCATCAAAAATGGCAACGAACAGAAACAAGGCCCATACGGCGATGCCAAGAAACTGGAGGTGATACAAGGACTGGCAGCCCCTGTCGCCAACATCCATCAGAAAGATATCCACTTCTCATGGAGTGCGGCCCCCGGACAACGCTTTACCTTCCAGGTTGCCGATACGCCTGCTTTCACAAAGCTGCTACACAATATCGAGACCACACAAGCTGAAACTTCCATCCCGCGTCTGGATGCCGGCATCTATTACGCCCGCGTGCGCAGTACCGATGCAGATGGATTTGTTGGCACGTTCTCGCCAGCACAAAAATTTGCCATCCAGATGCAGTGGACCTCTGGCGACGGCAGTCCGGTAGAGTCACTTGGTCAGCCGATAGGTACGAATTTCTGA
- a CDS encoding acetamidase/formamidase family protein encodes MHVDAHTFSTDAFPVELREAAWQNALVSLALTSEISNKNKASLVGYITFGVSQSGSVFSTLNASPQAFTARDPAMLMRTDSVTAFVVFDGVGQIDVGAETATVSSGDIYLLDSSRKWRLELNSAFRACVIRLEKANFISRLMHTGKTDICKISSASGIGNIAFEFVKAITLQLTSLDPEDLEQMEGALSAMFVASLAHKDEDDGEHSTSMQLNHLRRICRTIEARLTDPDLSAVDIARSEQLSARYLQKLFASAGTTFGEYVKKRRLDRCRIDLSNKSLKHLTISELCFRWGFNDAANFSRAFHLEFGVSPKTYRAQPRVVAKSYPQRGSPGTASTHKGDDSVALIHSKVLAPDGELTRSARFAEVLVEAALIETALALTPKRSTASDPEAESSNGGAASTHYYIPASDKTVHWGYFSQLIKPILSVNSGDFVTIETVTQHAYDDYERMIKGDPGAESIFFWDKDRKAIDRRGAGPVNASIFGRGAGEGFGVHICTGPVYVKNAEPGDVLEIRILDVMPRPSASPDHAGQSFGSNAASWWGFHYHDLLTEPKPREVITIYEILDADHGSCAKAVYNFRWTPQTDPFGVVHETIDYPGVPVDHDTIVKNFEVLKNARIPVRPHFGVLAVAPAQDEPLDSVPPSYFGGNLDNWRATKGATLYLPVAVDGALFSVGDPHASQGDSELCGTAIECSLSGKFQLVLHKKQDLEGGFFDDLDYPFLETETEWVIQGFSYANHLVQLGPHAQTDVYNKATLDLAMRDAFRKTRRYLMTAHKLTEDEAISLISVAVDFGVTQVVNGNWGVHAIIRKSIFADMRADDAPQL; translated from the coding sequence ATGCATGTTGATGCGCATACATTTTCTACTGACGCGTTTCCGGTGGAGCTGCGTGAGGCCGCGTGGCAGAATGCGCTTGTCAGTCTTGCATTGACATCAGAGATATCAAACAAAAACAAAGCTTCTCTAGTGGGCTACATCACCTTCGGCGTCTCTCAGTCTGGTTCTGTCTTTAGTACGCTGAACGCATCTCCTCAAGCTTTTACCGCGCGTGACCCGGCGATGCTCATGCGTACGGATTCTGTGACCGCATTCGTGGTATTTGATGGCGTCGGTCAAATTGACGTTGGTGCCGAGACGGCTACAGTTTCATCCGGGGATATTTATCTTCTGGACTCATCCCGTAAATGGAGGCTGGAGCTCAATTCTGCATTTCGCGCCTGTGTGATTCGTTTGGAGAAGGCCAACTTCATATCCAGGCTGATGCACACCGGCAAGACGGACATTTGCAAGATCTCTTCGGCATCTGGTATCGGCAACATCGCGTTTGAGTTTGTAAAGGCGATTACCTTGCAGCTCACTTCACTTGATCCGGAAGATTTGGAGCAAATGGAAGGCGCACTGAGCGCGATGTTTGTAGCGAGTTTGGCGCACAAAGATGAAGACGATGGTGAGCATTCGACCTCGATGCAGCTTAACCATTTAAGACGCATCTGTAGAACCATTGAAGCAAGATTGACGGACCCGGATCTTTCTGCGGTTGATATTGCGCGATCTGAACAATTATCCGCTCGCTATCTTCAAAAGCTATTTGCCTCGGCAGGTACAACTTTTGGGGAATATGTAAAGAAGCGACGCCTGGATCGTTGTCGGATTGATTTATCCAACAAGTCTCTCAAACATCTAACGATTTCGGAATTGTGTTTTCGCTGGGGTTTCAATGATGCGGCAAATTTCAGCCGTGCTTTCCATCTTGAATTTGGTGTGTCGCCGAAGACATATCGAGCGCAACCGCGTGTTGTTGCGAAGAGCTATCCGCAACGTGGCAGTCCTGGTACTGCTTCAACGCATAAAGGTGACGATTCCGTTGCTTTAATTCATAGCAAGGTCTTGGCGCCTGATGGCGAATTGACGCGCAGTGCGCGCTTTGCCGAAGTATTGGTTGAAGCCGCTCTGATAGAAACAGCACTCGCACTGACACCCAAACGTTCAACTGCATCTGATCCTGAAGCTGAGTCGAGTAACGGCGGCGCAGCTAGTACTCATTACTACATCCCGGCTTCCGACAAAACCGTGCATTGGGGTTATTTCAGCCAATTGATCAAGCCGATACTCTCGGTCAATTCCGGAGATTTTGTCACGATAGAAACGGTGACCCAACATGCCTACGATGATTACGAGCGCATGATCAAGGGCGACCCTGGTGCTGAAAGTATCTTCTTTTGGGATAAGGATAGAAAGGCGATAGATCGCAGGGGCGCTGGTCCTGTGAATGCTTCTATTTTTGGACGTGGTGCGGGTGAGGGTTTCGGCGTTCATATATGTACCGGCCCGGTCTATGTAAAAAATGCTGAACCTGGTGACGTTCTGGAGATACGCATTCTTGACGTCATGCCGCGACCCAGTGCGAGTCCGGATCATGCCGGTCAGTCATTTGGCAGTAACGCTGCCTCATGGTGGGGCTTTCATTATCACGATCTATTGACTGAGCCCAAGCCGCGCGAAGTCATCACCATTTATGAAATTCTGGATGCGGATCACGGTAGCTGCGCCAAGGCTGTTTATAACTTCCGCTGGACACCGCAAACAGATCCTTTCGGCGTCGTACATGAAACGATCGATTACCCAGGCGTGCCGGTAGATCACGACACTATCGTCAAAAATTTCGAAGTGCTCAAGAACGCCCGTATCCCGGTGCGTCCTCATTTTGGCGTACTGGCTGTAGCGCCTGCGCAGGATGAGCCTCTGGACTCTGTGCCACCCAGTTATTTTGGCGGGAATCTGGATAACTGGCGCGCGACCAAAGGCGCTACGCTTTATTTACCGGTTGCAGTAGACGGAGCACTTTTTTCGGTTGGTGACCCTCATGCATCACAAGGCGATTCCGAGCTTTGTGGAACGGCCATTGAATGTTCATTGAGCGGTAAGTTTCAACTTGTGCTGCACAAGAAACAAGATTTGGAAGGCGGATTTTTTGACGACTTGGACTATCCTTTCCTGGAGACGGAAACTGAATGGGTCATTCAAGGATTTAGCTATGCCAACCACTTGGTGCAATTAGGGCCGCACGCCCAGACTGACGTATATAACAAGGCGACATTGGATTTGGCGATGCGAGATGCATTTCGAAAAACGCGTCGTTACCTGATGACTGCACATAAGCTGACTGAAGATGAAGCCATTTCCCTGATTTCAGTCGCAGTTGATTTTGGTGTGACACAGGTAGTCAATGGCAACTGGGGCGTGCACGCGATCATACGGAAGTCCATATTCGCTGACATGCGTGCCGATGATGCGCCACAGTTGTAG
- a CDS encoding response regulator transcription factor, producing the protein MRIASLEDDPIESQLIHQVITDAGHECTSFADGKSLINALQSQTFDILVLDWHLPDMTGKDVIEWVRKHVGENVIVMFLTNRVLEENIVAGLMAGADDYMTKPIREAELSARIHALSKRIRRVSEAGAAVAAPQVTTIEAGIFHFDLLRKTATIRGEAVDLKPKEFDIAALFFQNIGQLISRERIMEDVWGRELMMTSRTLDTHMSQVRTKLQLKLDNNVRLTTVYTIGYRLDTF; encoded by the coding sequence ATGAGAATAGCGTCACTGGAAGATGATCCGATCGAATCACAACTCATCCATCAGGTGATTACTGATGCAGGCCATGAATGCACTTCTTTCGCTGACGGCAAGTCATTGATCAATGCACTGCAGAGCCAGACTTTCGACATCCTGGTGCTGGATTGGCATTTGCCCGATATGACAGGCAAGGATGTCATTGAATGGGTCAGAAAACACGTAGGCGAAAACGTGATCGTGATGTTCCTCACCAATCGCGTGCTGGAAGAAAACATTGTGGCCGGCTTGATGGCAGGTGCCGATGATTACATGACCAAGCCTATACGCGAAGCAGAGCTGTCTGCCCGTATTCATGCTTTATCGAAACGCATCCGTCGTGTATCGGAGGCAGGTGCCGCAGTAGCAGCGCCTCAGGTCACCACGATAGAAGCTGGCATTTTCCACTTCGATCTATTGAGAAAGACTGCGACGATACGCGGCGAAGCGGTTGATTTGAAACCGAAGGAATTTGATATCGCAGCACTCTTTTTCCAGAATATCGGACAACTGATTTCCAGAGAAAGAATCATGGAAGACGTGTGGGGACGCGAGTTGATGATGACTTCACGCACGCTGGATACGCACATGTCGCAAGTCAGAACCAAGTTGCAACTCAAGCTGGATAACAATGTGCGACTGACGACGGTGTACACCATCGGCTACCGTCTCGATACTTTCTGA
- a CDS encoding acetamidase/formamidase family protein, which translates to MSEHICSTGCNHFSHLNDADLMGEFKEARQSLRAAIGGAPTAGTAGLAGVTERALPSKKAGENVSHYYVPANNKTIHWGYFSKTMAPLLKLESGDYATIETVTHHSNDDIDRMVKGDPGAESIFQWDANSKAVDRRGAGAMDDPLGAGGGLGVHVCTGPIYVNGAEPGDVLEVRIIDTMQRPSGNPDYRGKTFGSNVASNWGFHYNNLVTEPKGREVITIYEVDATSEQTWAKAVYNYRWTPQTDPFGTVHPIIDYPGVPVDKSTIKPNYDILKGYEIPVRPHFGMIGVAPVEADMVSSIIPSYSGGNFDNWRMGKGATAFFPVVVPGAMFSVGDPHASQGDAELCGTAIECSLTGLFQFIVHKKADLPGTKLYGLDYPLLETASELIVHGFSSANYLKEFADSGDAGAEMLKKSSLDSAMTDAFNKTRRFFMDTRNLSEDEAISLISVSVDFGITQVVDGNWGVHAIIKKAIFPK; encoded by the coding sequence ATGTCAGAGCATATTTGTAGTACAGGATGTAATCACTTTTCACATTTGAACGACGCCGACTTGATGGGTGAGTTCAAGGAAGCGCGTCAGAGCTTACGCGCCGCTATCGGCGGTGCGCCAACCGCTGGTACAGCGGGACTGGCAGGCGTTACCGAGCGTGCGCTGCCTTCGAAAAAAGCCGGTGAGAACGTTAGCCACTATTACGTTCCGGCCAACAACAAAACCATTCATTGGGGCTACTTCAGCAAAACGATGGCGCCGCTGCTGAAGCTGGAATCCGGCGATTACGCCACGATAGAAACGGTTACGCATCACTCCAACGACGATATCGATCGCATGGTCAAAGGCGATCCTGGTGCTGAAAGCATTTTCCAATGGGATGCGAATAGCAAGGCAGTGGATCGTCGTGGCGCAGGTGCGATGGATGATCCATTGGGTGCTGGCGGCGGCCTTGGCGTGCATGTCTGCACCGGTCCTATTTATGTCAATGGCGCTGAACCGGGCGACGTGCTCGAAGTGCGCATCATCGACACCATGCAACGTCCATCGGGTAATCCTGATTACCGCGGCAAGACCTTCGGCTCCAACGTCGCCAGTAACTGGGGCTTCCACTACAACAATTTGGTTACCGAGCCTAAAGGGCGCGAAGTCATCACTATTTATGAAGTGGATGCGACCAGCGAGCAGACTTGGGCCAAGGCGGTTTATAACTACCGTTGGACGCCGCAAACTGACCCGTTTGGCACTGTGCATCCGATCATCGACTACCCAGGTGTGCCAGTCGACAAGAGCACGATCAAACCGAACTACGACATTCTCAAGGGTTATGAAATCCCTGTGCGTCCGCACTTTGGCATGATCGGCGTGGCACCAGTCGAAGCGGATATGGTTTCTTCCATTATCCCTAGCTACAGCGGCGGTAATTTCGACAACTGGCGTATGGGTAAGGGCGCAACTGCATTCTTCCCGGTAGTAGTTCCAGGTGCAATGTTCTCGGTGGGCGATCCACATGCATCGCAAGGTGATGCGGAACTGTGCGGTACGGCGATTGAGTGTTCGTTGACTGGCTTGTTCCAGTTCATCGTGCACAAGAAAGCAGATCTGCCAGGAACGAAACTCTATGGCCTGGACTACCCTCTGCTTGAAACAGCAAGCGAACTGATTGTTCACGGCTTCAGTAGCGCCAACTATCTCAAGGAGTTTGCTGATAGCGGGGACGCTGGTGCGGAGATGCTGAAAAAATCTTCTCTCGATAGCGCAATGACCGATGCCTTCAACAAAACGCGTCGTTTCTTCATGGATACGCGCAATCTTTCTGAAGATGAGGCTATTTCTCTGATCTCGGTTTCAGTCGACTTTGGTATTACGCAAGTCGTTGACGGTAACTGGGGCGTGCACGCCATCATCAAGAAAGCCATCTTCCCTAAGTAA
- a CDS encoding ChbG/HpnK family deacetylase, translating to MTPIALCSDDYAQNPGIDAGILDLLAFGRLSAVSCFSTSPSWQQTAAPALRERKGQADIGLHFNLTEGFGQTKMPSLHAVILRSLLKGMNADRVQDELERQLDAFEAGYGQPPDFIDGHQHVHQLPGVRQILLQVIKRRYAGHPLWVRNTVPANPAWRGKPQILKYLGGEDLAAGLKISGIASNHGFAGVYGFDRADYGVCFKGWLDAAQPGMLIMCHPATEPYPDDAIAQQRVVEYHFFRSQEYLDMLAAAQLKLARLSSIA from the coding sequence ATGACACCGATTGCACTTTGTTCTGATGATTACGCGCAGAATCCTGGTATCGATGCCGGCATACTCGATCTGTTGGCGTTTGGCCGTTTAAGTGCAGTCAGTTGCTTCAGTACGTCGCCAAGCTGGCAGCAAACGGCGGCACCGGCATTGCGTGAGCGTAAAGGACAAGCCGATATCGGTTTGCATTTCAATCTGACAGAAGGTTTTGGTCAGACGAAGATGCCTAGTTTGCATGCGGTCATTTTGCGCAGCTTGTTAAAGGGTATGAATGCGGATCGCGTACAGGACGAGCTGGAGCGACAACTGGATGCGTTCGAAGCGGGATACGGCCAACCGCCTGATTTTATTGACGGGCATCAGCATGTGCATCAGTTGCCGGGTGTGCGGCAGATATTGTTGCAAGTGATCAAGCGCCGTTACGCAGGGCATCCGCTCTGGGTGCGTAATACCGTACCGGCCAATCCGGCATGGCGTGGCAAACCACAAATTCTGAAATATCTGGGTGGCGAGGATTTGGCGGCGGGCTTGAAGATATCAGGCATTGCCAGCAATCACGGTTTTGCCGGCGTATATGGTTTTGATAGAGCTGACTATGGGGTTTGTTTCAAGGGCTGGCTGGATGCAGCGCAGCCGGGCATGTTGATCATGTGTCATCCGGCAACAGAGCCGTATCCCGATGATGCGATTGCACAGCAACGCGTCGTTGAATATCACTTCTTCCGTTCGCAGGAATATCTGGACATGCTGGCAGCTGCGCAACTTAAACTGGCACGGCTATCCAGCATCGCCTGA
- a CDS encoding DUF1427 family protein encodes MVEIGFGQTEILASCVGLVTGLIYTSVRAPIPAPNVLGGIFAILGTFIGFVFVAALRGQLAFV; translated from the coding sequence ATGGTTGAAATTGGCTTTGGTCAAACCGAAATTCTGGCGTCTTGCGTCGGGCTTGTTACCGGATTGATCTATACCTCAGTACGCGCACCGATTCCGGCACCTAACGTTCTGGGTGGCATTTTTGCCATTCTTGGTACCTTCATCGGTTTTGTTTTTGTTGCCGCATTGCGTGGTCAACTGGCGTTTGTGTAA
- a CDS encoding GtrA family protein, whose product MRLMELLRVLRFGIVGLTAAAVHYWVVIGLVELAHIAPLHANVGGFIVAFWVSYFGHRHWTFSDAVASHADGDHPSFLRFLAVAVLGFCMNQLLFYLLLRYVGLPYYVALALVVFTVAVMTYVLSKLWAFRHAAHS is encoded by the coding sequence ATGCGCTTGATGGAATTGCTGCGGGTGCTGCGCTTTGGCATAGTTGGCCTGACAGCTGCAGCCGTGCATTACTGGGTCGTGATCGGCCTGGTGGAGTTGGCGCATATTGCACCTTTGCATGCGAATGTAGGTGGTTTTATCGTGGCGTTCTGGGTCAGTTATTTCGGTCATAGACACTGGACGTTTTCCGATGCGGTGGCTTCTCATGCGGATGGCGATCATCCATCTTTCCTGCGTTTTCTTGCGGTGGCGGTGTTGGGCTTCTGCATGAATCAGTTGCTGTTTTACTTGTTGTTACGTTACGTGGGTTTGCCGTATTACGTGGCATTGGCGCTGGTGGTCTTTACGGTTGCAGTCATGACGTATGTCTTGAGCAAACTATGGGCCTTCCGTCACGCTGCACATTCCTGA
- a CDS encoding CHASE2 domain-containing protein, translating into MLLLAALLGYENGLGQADRFIYDNLVKATQRPAPSQIVIIAIDEFSIASLGRWPWQRHTHAQLLDILTKAKAKAVGMDIIFSEPQYISNDDALLANAIANNKRTVLPVLIERTASGLQATLPLPAFKKAANGLGHIHFTFEADGVVRGVYLQENLHGLSWPQFALAVFDAAQSNEHTGKSALINANTLASRNNHDVLRDILQGDYLERIPYTGGPGHFKTVSYIDVLSGKIPASFFTDKYVLIGATVAGIASTFSTPVTTDHEAMSGVEINANILAGLIEDRSIHNAARWQTILFTLLSTSLALLACRYFSPFGALGLTLFLVSLISVLTYGAFLQELWIPPSAAVLMVIIVYPLWSWRRLEAALSFLSEEFARLNQTTPMVLRHASESVRFKNSDYLDKQISAIRIAANRSRDMHQFVIDNLNSMPDATLVLSQTGELLMYNRIAREYFVTLGLDGSQTPTLETIFSNFDAPPEINAKRTTWRVALLHSTPGNTAVEIETRDINKREFLIKSAPSRMTDGSMLGWIVSLIDVTSLRAAERRREESLNFISHDMRVPQSSILALIQLQRNPSTAFAIPEFLSRIEKSVETTLNLADDFVHLAKAESQSYQLQDTNFSSLLAEAADDMWAFAHSKSITIVVDADEVENCWLNVDRSLLIRALGNLLSNAIKFSPQGSQIICRAKPLHTEAGSHVVCNISDHGKGIAEAEYSAIFSPFLRADEQDRDGVGLGLAFVKMVVERHNGTIAVASTVGKGSTFTITLPCVIG; encoded by the coding sequence ATGCTGCTTCTGGCTGCCTTGCTGGGATATGAAAATGGGCTGGGTCAGGCTGATCGCTTCATTTACGATAATCTGGTCAAGGCAACGCAACGTCCCGCGCCGTCTCAAATCGTCATCATCGCCATCGATGAATTCAGCATCGCCTCTTTAGGTCGCTGGCCATGGCAACGTCACACCCATGCACAATTGCTCGACATCCTGACTAAAGCAAAAGCCAAGGCAGTCGGCATGGACATCATCTTTTCCGAACCGCAATACATATCGAATGATGATGCCTTGCTTGCCAACGCCATTGCCAACAACAAACGAACTGTATTACCGGTACTAATTGAGCGCACTGCGTCCGGCTTGCAAGCTACCCTGCCACTGCCCGCATTCAAAAAAGCGGCGAATGGCCTTGGACATATTCACTTCACATTCGAAGCAGACGGCGTTGTAAGGGGTGTTTACCTGCAGGAAAATCTGCATGGCCTCTCATGGCCGCAATTTGCACTGGCGGTATTTGATGCTGCACAAAGTAATGAACACACAGGAAAATCTGCACTCATCAATGCCAATACCTTGGCGAGCAGAAACAATCACGATGTTTTGCGCGATATTCTGCAAGGCGATTATCTGGAACGCATTCCATACACAGGTGGCCCCGGCCATTTCAAAACAGTTTCCTACATTGATGTCTTGTCGGGGAAAATCCCCGCCAGCTTCTTCACCGATAAATATGTATTGATAGGTGCGACGGTTGCCGGTATTGCCTCGACATTTTCCACACCTGTTACCACCGATCATGAGGCCATGTCTGGTGTCGAGATCAATGCCAATATTCTGGCGGGCCTGATTGAAGACCGCAGCATACACAACGCAGCGCGCTGGCAAACCATCTTGTTCACGCTGCTCTCTACATCGTTAGCCCTGCTGGCCTGCCGCTACTTCTCTCCGTTTGGTGCGCTAGGATTGACGCTGTTTCTCGTCAGTCTGATCAGCGTCCTGACCTACGGTGCATTTTTGCAAGAACTATGGATACCGCCTAGTGCGGCAGTCTTGATGGTCATCATTGTGTATCCGCTCTGGAGTTGGCGCCGACTGGAAGCGGCACTGTCTTTCCTGAGTGAAGAATTTGCCCGCTTGAACCAAACAACGCCCATGGTCTTGCGACATGCAAGTGAGTCGGTACGCTTCAAGAATTCCGATTATCTGGACAAGCAAATTTCCGCCATACGCATCGCGGCCAATCGCTCACGCGATATGCATCAATTTGTCATCGACAACCTCAACAGCATGCCGGATGCGACCTTGGTGTTATCGCAAACCGGCGAACTATTGATGTACAACCGTATCGCACGCGAATATTTCGTGACACTCGGCTTAGATGGATCACAGACACCAACACTGGAAACGATTTTTTCCAATTTCGATGCTCCGCCAGAGATCAATGCAAAGCGTACGACATGGCGTGTAGCCTTGCTGCATTCCACACCGGGCAATACCGCAGTAGAAATTGAAACGCGCGATATCAACAAGCGCGAATTCCTGATCAAGTCCGCACCATCGCGCATGACAGATGGTTCGATGTTGGGATGGATAGTCTCGCTGATCGATGTCACTTCGCTCAGAGCAGCGGAACGACGCCGTGAAGAAAGCTTGAACTTCATCTCGCACGATATGCGGGTACCGCAATCGTCGATTCTGGCCTTGATCCAACTGCAAAGAAATCCGAGTACTGCATTTGCCATTCCAGAATTCCTCAGCCGCATTGAGAAATCGGTAGAAACCACGCTCAATCTTGCCGATGATTTTGTCCATCTGGCCAAGGCAGAATCGCAGTCGTATCAATTGCAGGACACTAATTTTTCTTCACTGCTGGCAGAGGCTGCCGATGACATGTGGGCATTTGCACATAGCAAGTCCATCACCATCGTCGTCGATGCCGATGAAGTGGAAAATTGCTGGCTCAATGTTGATCGCTCTCTCTTGATACGTGCCCTCGGCAACCTACTGTCGAACGCAATCAAATTCAGCCCGCAAGGTTCACAAATCATCTGTCGCGCCAAACCGCTGCATACCGAAGCCGGCAGCCATGTGGTTTGTAATATTAGTGATCACGGCAAGGGAATAGCCGAAGCAGAGTACAGCGCTATTTTTTCGCCCTTCCTGCGCGCTGATGAGCAGGATCGTGATGGCGTTGGACTCGGACTGGCTTTTGTCAAAATGGTGGTCGAACGTCACAACGGCACCATTGCAGTAGCAAGCACCGTCGGCAAGGGCAGCACTTTCACGATCACGCTGCCATGCGTCATCGGTTAA